In Mus musculus strain C57BL/6J chromosome 1, GRCm38.p6 C57BL/6J, a single genomic region encodes these proteins:
- the Fam72a gene encoding protein FAM72A, whose amino-acid sequence MSTNNCTFKDRCVSILCCKFCKQVLSSRGMKAVLLADTDIDLFSTDIPPTNTVDFIGRCYFTGICKCKLKDIACLKCGNIVGYHVIVPCSSCLLSCNNGHFWMFHSQAVYGINRLDATGVNLLLWGNLPETEECTDEETLEISAEEYIR is encoded by the exons ATGTCTACCAACAACTGTACTTTCAAAGACCGATGCGTATCCATCCTGTGTTGCAAATTCTGTAAACAAGTTCTCAGCTCTAGGGGAATGAAGGCTGTTTTGCTGGCTGATACTGACATAGACCTTTTCTCTACAGACATCCCTCCTACCAA CACAGTGGATTTCATTGGAAGATGCTATTTCACAGGAATCTGCAAATGTAAACTGAAGGACATCGCATGTTTGAAATG tgggaaCATTGTAGGCTACCACGTAATTGTTCCATGTAGTTCCTGCCTTCTTTCCTGCAACAATGGACACTTCTGGATGTTTCACAGTCAGGCGGTTTATGGTATAAACAGACTAGATGCCACTG GTGTAAACCTCCTACTTTGGGGCAATttgccagagacagaagaatgtaCAGATGAAGAAACGCTAGAGATTTCAGCAGAAGAGTATATTCGATGA
- the Fam72a gene encoding protein FAM72A isoform X1, whose product MSTNNCTFKDRCVSILCCKFCKQVLSSRGMKAVLLADTDIDLFSTDIPPTNTVDFIGRCYFTGICKCKLKDIACLKWCKPPTLGQFARDRRMYR is encoded by the exons ATGTCTACCAACAACTGTACTTTCAAAGACCGATGCGTATCCATCCTGTGTTGCAAATTCTGTAAACAAGTTCTCAGCTCTAGGGGAATGAAGGCTGTTTTGCTGGCTGATACTGACATAGACCTTTTCTCTACAGACATCCCTCCTACCAA CACAGTGGATTTCATTGGAAGATGCTATTTCACAGGAATCTGCAAATGTAAACTGAAGGACATCGCATGTTTGAAATG GTGTAAACCTCCTACTTTGGGGCAATttgccagagacagaagaatgtaCAGATGA